A region from the Ancylothrix sp. D3o genome encodes:
- a CDS encoding serine/threonine-protein kinase, with protein sequence MTKLMLKPLLGTLLDGRYKVISVLEPPSVPTTYLALDTAETGHPKCIVKEIPIPETYLNNWSEAGEVLAQFGETLRLLGLHQQIPTLLASFYQGKSFYWVEEFTEGQPLSAELITGQPWSQNDVTAMLQDLMGVLQYAHSLGVLHGDLKPEKIIRRLSDGKLIVTGFALSKDVWLPPFSHFLLEENSAWTPEENNLASTSALQPIDKNPYLPFSFDSLYQPSAKTDIYALALIGMRAQTGISEEELKFYFDNQVLENLWSFFTRQEQQNQPADLPSEVLLDVEDLTRDLWLSNESLPVSSSVEEKADQLLPPSSPVEAKAEHSPLDRSKSVKSDSPQKAKTRSSGGCLLVTAGLVAGMGANAVALAFGMYNLLLAAPVDPGLDTFAKATQEYKAGDLKGAIKLATEVPRYSAAYYQAKDASIEWEKTLNLANQQVAKVKKASSEKRWRDVLAEADKLPALPTWHKKVEPMVKQATTALAPEINKLIKVSSEKAKAKDFTGAIKALSQIPKGLPNYAKIKVKIDEYSQKQQIKNEVIGQRLLQQAYKRAQVKDYNGAIKTLKQVPKDTKAYTTAQAKRVDFAKRLRGKGKSRSGVPVAPAAQRSGSPRAALPPLGDMALGLNPGDFMQEINPGAVFLTT encoded by the coding sequence ATGACAAAATTAATGTTAAAGCCTTTGTTAGGCACGTTATTAGACGGGCGTTATAAAGTAATCAGCGTCTTGGAACCTCCCTCAGTTCCGACTACTTATTTAGCGCTCGATACAGCCGAAACCGGCCATCCTAAATGTATTGTTAAAGAAATCCCAATTCCTGAAACTTACCTCAACAATTGGTCAGAAGCAGGTGAAGTTCTGGCACAGTTTGGCGAAACCCTCAGACTCCTTGGCCTCCACCAACAAATACCCACTTTATTAGCAAGTTTTTATCAAGGAAAAAGCTTCTATTGGGTGGAAGAATTTACCGAAGGTCAACCCTTATCTGCTGAACTCATAACCGGCCAACCTTGGAGCCAAAACGACGTAACGGCAATGCTCCAAGACCTCATGGGAGTCTTGCAATATGCTCACAGTTTGGGAGTGCTTCATGGCGATCTTAAACCCGAAAAAATTATCCGCCGGCTTTCTGATGGCAAGTTAATTGTCACAGGCTTTGCCCTTAGTAAAGATGTTTGGCTGCCACCGTTTAGCCATTTTCTCTTAGAAGAAAATTCAGCTTGGACACCCGAAGAAAATAATTTAGCATCCACTTCTGCCTTACAACCGATTGACAAAAATCCTTATTTACCTTTTAGTTTTGACTCGCTTTATCAACCTTCTGCCAAAACAGATATTTATGCTTTGGCTTTGATTGGAATGCGGGCCCAAACCGGCATAAGCGAGGAAGAATTAAAATTTTATTTTGATAACCAAGTCTTGGAAAATCTCTGGTCATTTTTTACTCGTCAAGAGCAACAAAATCAACCAGCCGATTTGCCTTCAGAAGTGCTGTTAGATGTTGAAGATTTGACGCGGGATTTATGGTTAAGTAATGAATCTCTGCCCGTCAGTAGCTCCGTAGAAGAAAAGGCAGATCAACTTCTCCCCCCCAGTAGCCCCGTAGAAGCGAAGGCCGAGCACTCGCCCTTAGATCGCAGCAAGAGCGTTAAGTCAGACAGCCCCCAAAAAGCTAAAACTCGCTCTTCTGGTGGCTGCTTGCTCGTGACAGCGGGACTTGTGGCTGGGATGGGGGCAAATGCGGTGGCCCTGGCCTTTGGGATGTATAATTTGTTGCTGGCGGCGCCGGTTGATCCTGGTTTAGATACGTTTGCAAAAGCAACGCAAGAGTATAAGGCCGGCGATCTCAAAGGAGCAATTAAATTAGCCACAGAAGTTCCTCGCTACAGTGCGGCTTATTATCAAGCCAAAGATGCCTCGATTGAGTGGGAAAAAACTTTGAATTTGGCAAACCAACAAGTTGCCAAAGTAAAAAAAGCTAGTTCAGAAAAACGCTGGCGAGATGTATTGGCAGAAGCAGATAAGTTGCCGGCGCTTCCCACTTGGCACAAAAAAGTTGAGCCAATGGTTAAACAAGCCACAACTGCCCTCGCCCCAGAAATTAACAAGTTAATTAAGGTTTCAAGTGAAAAAGCTAAGGCTAAAGATTTTACAGGGGCAATAAAGGCACTTTCTCAAATTCCTAAAGGGCTGCCAAATTATGCCAAAATTAAAGTCAAAATTGATGAATATAGTCAAAAGCAGCAAATTAAAAATGAGGTGATTGGACAGCGTTTGCTTCAACAAGCTTATAAGCGAGCGCAGGTCAAAGATTATAACGGGGCGATTAAAACGCTTAAACAAGTTCCCAAGGATACGAAGGCTTACACGACTGCTCAAGCTAAGCGGGTTGATTTTGCGAAAAGATTGCGCGGTAAAGGCAAAAGTCGCTCTGGTGTGCCGGTGGCTCCTGCGGCTCAACGGTCGGGATCTCCCAGGGCTGCTTTGCCGCCTTTAGGCGATATGGCCCTTGGTTTGAATCCGGGCGATTTTATGCAAGAAATTAATCCGGGTGCGGTTTTCCTGACCACTTGA
- a CDS encoding PAS domain S-box protein, translating to MTNNNPAHILIVDDSPSNLRFLSKILTDQGYSVQRAISGNVALNAVKAKLPDIILLDILMPEMNGYEVCQFLKSQPETSNIPVIFISALQEISAQIQAFEAGGVDYITKPFHIDEVLIRVENQLRLQFLQKQLSEQNARLQQEIQERRRVEIELSNREKLNQSILNCAPVGICLTDENGYFVQVNPAYCELYGFTAEELIGQPFTIHFPDSDTSEISFILQEYKNFICTSTENQTGKYCVSRKEGTQLIVDITRSVFQQEDGQIFAVTSVKDITERHRAEQEKNRLVLSLQKSKASLAAAQRVAHIGSWEYDLNTGKITWSEELFHIFGLEANHRELSYPEVVNLIHPEDQKFFQETVKRALENPNLYELEFRICCPDGQLRYVEGKGEPVIRQGMVIQLFGTAMDITHRKQVELQLQKQFYRSNLLRHITEKIRSELETKKIFEIAATQLGQAFRASRCLIHTYILQPIPKITLVAEYVVNGYESLSNFDFPISDSHIQKLLMLDKARASNDVYKDPLLEKKLSIFRQFRIKSMLAVRTSYKGKANGIIAFHQCDEYRVWTEEEIEFLEAIAAQLGIAIAQAKLLDKEQQAREELDRQNLQLQQEINIRAVTENALIQSESKYRALVESSQDIIWSVDSEGRYTFINPAVQQIYGYEPAEMIGHLMTEFLPSEQIAKEENILERLLQGESIFHYETTHLTKDGKAIYLLLNALPLKNEQGKIISIIGTNSDITERKQREEALKLIVEGTASTTGDAFMRSCVRYLAEVLQVKYAFIAQLVNADKNTVHILSFWQGETWGANMLSDSSSTPCYEVLQGKPHFCSHSLQSLYPKSEELGIFNAESYWGVPLFDFQGKVSGVLAVMDTKPMTYDGGAESILKIFAARAGAEIERKRVEEELIESQKRLSTLVTTNADGLIVVDNLGIVQFINPAGEKILGRKVSEMLGQLFGIATHPNKTTVIDIPHRTGEIITVEMQVVDIVWRSENAYLVSLRDISERKQAENEIRLLLETTQAISRCEDISSALAVILRLICITISWDVAEAWIPSSNDSVLEYSPGWYRYEASFQEFQRHHENMAFAPGEGLPGRVWLSQKPEWIEDINNSEITVYLASEISAQLGLKACFGVPIIASDSVIAVLVFFKRAKTKETPRLLELVNAVATQLSSLIQRKKAEQALRESERRFRAIFNSTFQFIGLLTTDGILLEANQSLLNFAGVTEKEVVGLPFWQTPFWKISDSARATVQQAIHRAAFGEFVRYEVELTGAGESALTIDFSLKPIFDEETGQVVMLIPEGRDITIAKSLQKELTLREQQLDAFFSSAPVGLAFFDSQLRYVKINDLLAQLHGAPITDHIGKTPAEIIPRLALTVESNCRKILDTGTPLINLELSTENPSLPGSFRDWIISYFPIPGEGEQLYGVGAVVMEITDRKRVEAAFRSATERLQHLLGTSPGIIFSCQPSPEQTTTFISENVTEVLGYEAGEFLADPHFWVKHIHPQDRKRIVAELPQLFENYSQSHEYRFLHKDGGYRWLYVQLRLVSTLATNNPQEIVGYAVDITERKRAEDALSQSEATNRALLNAIPDMMFRSKVDGTFVDFKPAKHIKTLLSPDNFLGSNIQQVLPAKLSERILNAYEQTLSTGKVQVLEYQLEIGSEVCDYEARIVPCGNDEVISMVRDISERKRSEKALRESAERERAVARVIERMRQTLDFETIFSSTTQELQQALSCDRVVVYRFNSDWTGEFVAESVAQGWCQLKQEQYSDSLLMANAVNGANCPIKSMKSEADIQDNSFQSCPERFYKHLESFRSVSDIYHADFEECYIQLLERFQARAYIIVPIFCGSKLWGLLASYQNSGPRNWASPEINMVVQIGAQLGVALQQAQLFDQTQKQSAALQQALFAADAANRAKSEFLASMSHELRTPLNAILGFTQVMSRDVSLNRQQQENLGIINRAGEHLLNLINDILEMSKIEAGRTTLNITGFDLLRFLKTQEEMLYLKAQSKQIKLIVEIDPEVPQYIRTDESKLRQVLLNILGNAIKFTEKGAVTLRVKTNPSHLSDSSLPLSFEIEDTGPGIAPEEINLLFEAFGQTEVGRKSQQGTGLGLPISRKYVQLLGGDIRVSSTVGKGSCFSFEIPISKANAGEIKADISPRKVMGLAPNQPEYRILVVDDLPESRRLLLTLFKSLGFQVQQAENGQEAVALWQNWQPHLIWMDMRMPIMDGYQATKQIKADPKGKETVIIALTASAFEEDRKMVLEAGCDDFIRKPFQQDVLLEKISQHLKVSYIYEESPPPNSDSHTPPKTITPEDIKHYLSQMPVEWIEQVYRASCQGSDDIIFELLAEVTPELSDLKNTFADLADNFQFEKIMQLITG from the coding sequence ATGACAAATAACAATCCCGCCCATATTTTAATTGTCGATGACAGTCCAAGCAATTTACGGTTTTTATCAAAAATTTTAACTGATCAAGGATATAGCGTGCAAAGAGCGATCTCAGGAAACGTAGCTCTTAATGCGGTAAAAGCTAAGTTGCCAGACATCATTTTACTGGATATTCTTATGCCGGAAATGAACGGCTATGAAGTGTGTCAATTTTTAAAATCGCAACCAGAAACCAGCAACATTCCCGTTATTTTTATTAGCGCCCTTCAAGAAATAAGCGCTCAAATTCAAGCCTTTGAAGCGGGGGGTGTAGATTATATTACAAAACCGTTTCACATTGATGAAGTTCTTATCCGTGTTGAAAATCAATTACGCTTGCAATTTTTGCAAAAACAACTCAGTGAACAAAACGCCAGACTGCAACAGGAAATTCAAGAACGCCGGCGCGTTGAAATTGAATTAAGCAACCGAGAAAAGCTCAATCAATCGATTTTAAACTGCGCGCCGGTGGGAATTTGCTTGACCGATGAAAACGGCTATTTTGTGCAAGTAAACCCCGCCTATTGCGAATTGTATGGATTTACAGCAGAAGAATTAATTGGTCAACCTTTTACGATTCATTTTCCCGATTCTGATACCTCAGAAATTTCGTTTATATTGCAAGAATATAAAAATTTTATTTGCACAAGCACTGAAAATCAAACCGGCAAATATTGTGTTTCTCGCAAAGAGGGAACGCAATTGATAGTGGACATTACTCGCAGTGTGTTTCAACAAGAAGACGGACAAATTTTTGCTGTAACTTCCGTTAAAGACATCACCGAACGCCACAGAGCAGAACAAGAGAAAAATCGCTTAGTGCTTTCGTTGCAAAAAAGCAAAGCTTCCTTAGCAGCCGCCCAAAGAGTTGCCCATATAGGAAGCTGGGAATATGACCTAAACACAGGCAAAATTACTTGGTCAGAAGAACTGTTTCATATCTTTGGGCTAGAGGCAAATCACCGGGAACTAAGCTACCCAGAAGTGGTTAATTTAATTCATCCAGAAGACCAGAAATTTTTTCAAGAAACTGTTAAACGCGCTCTGGAAAATCCCAACTTATACGAACTAGAATTCCGCATTTGTTGTCCAGACGGTCAACTTCGGTATGTAGAAGGAAAAGGAGAACCAGTCATCCGTCAGGGAATGGTGATTCAGTTGTTTGGAACTGCAATGGACATCACCCATCGCAAACAAGTGGAACTGCAACTGCAAAAACAATTTTACCGCAGTAACCTGCTGCGCCATATCACAGAAAAAATCCGCTCTGAACTAGAAACAAAGAAGATTTTTGAAATAGCGGCAACTCAACTGGGGCAAGCTTTTCGAGCAAGTCGATGTTTAATTCACACTTATATTTTGCAGCCAATTCCAAAAATTACTCTGGTGGCAGAATATGTGGTAAATGGCTATGAATCGCTCTCAAATTTTGATTTTCCTATCAGCGACTCCCACATACAAAAGTTATTAATGCTTGATAAAGCTAGAGCTTCAAATGATGTTTATAAAGACCCTTTGTTAGAAAAAAAACTTTCAATTTTTCGGCAATTTAGAATCAAATCTATGTTAGCAGTTCGCACTTCCTATAAAGGAAAAGCTAACGGAATAATAGCGTTTCATCAATGTGACGAATACCGAGTATGGACAGAGGAAGAAATTGAATTTTTAGAAGCCATTGCAGCCCAATTAGGAATCGCCATCGCTCAGGCAAAATTACTAGACAAAGAACAACAAGCGCGCGAGGAACTTGACCGGCAAAACTTACAACTCCAGCAAGAAATTAACATCCGTGCTGTTACCGAAAACGCCCTGATTCAAAGCGAAAGCAAATATCGTGCCTTGGTGGAATCTTCCCAGGATATTATTTGGTCAGTAGATTCTGAAGGTCGATATACTTTTATTAACCCAGCAGTTCAACAAATTTACGGCTACGAACCGGCAGAAATGATTGGGCATTTAATGACAGAATTTTTGCCCTCAGAACAAATCGCCAAAGAAGAAAATATTTTAGAACGCCTCTTGCAGGGCGAATCAATTTTTCATTATGAAACCACCCACCTTACCAAAGACGGAAAAGCGATTTATCTGCTGTTAAATGCTCTGCCATTAAAAAACGAGCAGGGAAAAATTATTTCGATCATCGGCACAAATAGTGATATCACCGAACGCAAACAAAGAGAAGAAGCCCTAAAATTAATTGTCGAAGGAACAGCATCTACCACCGGCGATGCTTTTATGCGTTCCTGCGTGCGGTATTTAGCAGAAGTTTTGCAAGTAAAATATGCCTTCATTGCCCAACTGGTAAACGCTGATAAAAATACAGTCCATATCCTTTCTTTCTGGCAAGGAGAAACCTGGGGCGCAAATATGCTTTCTGATTCTTCGTCAACCCCCTGCTATGAAGTTTTACAAGGAAAACCTCATTTTTGTTCTCATTCGCTGCAATCTTTGTATCCAAAAAGTGAAGAATTAGGCATATTTAATGCCGAGAGCTATTGGGGAGTTCCCTTATTTGATTTTCAAGGAAAAGTCAGCGGTGTTTTGGCAGTGATGGATACAAAACCGATGACTTATGATGGGGGAGCCGAATCTATTTTAAAAATTTTTGCAGCCCGTGCCGGTGCAGAAATTGAACGCAAACGAGTTGAAGAAGAATTGATCGAAAGCCAAAAACGCCTCAGTACCCTTGTCACCACCAATGCAGACGGTTTAATTGTGGTTGATAATCTGGGAATTGTCCAATTTATCAACCCAGCCGGTGAAAAAATATTAGGTCGTAAAGTTTCGGAAATGCTGGGTCAATTATTTGGAATTGCTACTCACCCAAACAAAACGACTGTTATAGACATTCCTCACCGTACTGGCGAAATTATCACCGTTGAAATGCAGGTTGTTGATATTGTCTGGAGAAGCGAAAATGCCTATCTGGTTTCCCTCAGAGATATTAGCGAACGTAAACAAGCGGAAAATGAAATTCGCTTGTTACTTGAAACCACCCAAGCTATCAGCAGGTGTGAGGATATTAGCAGCGCTCTTGCTGTTATTTTACGTTTAATTTGCATTACAATTAGTTGGGATGTAGCGGAAGCCTGGATACCCTCAAGCAATGACAGCGTTTTAGAATACAGTCCGGGTTGGTATCGCTACGAAGCCAGCTTTCAAGAATTCCAGCGCCACCATGAAAACATGGCGTTTGCACCAGGCGAAGGGCTACCTGGTCGCGTTTGGCTTTCTCAAAAACCCGAATGGATAGAAGATATTAATAATAGCGAAATAACCGTTTATTTGGCATCAGAAATTAGCGCCCAATTAGGATTAAAAGCTTGCTTTGGTGTGCCAATTATTGCCAGTGATAGCGTTATTGCTGTCTTGGTATTTTTCAAACGAGCAAAAACTAAAGAAACACCCCGGTTGCTGGAATTAGTCAACGCTGTTGCCACACAATTAAGTTCTTTAATTCAGCGCAAAAAAGCCGAACAAGCCTTGCGAGAAAGTGAACGCCGTTTCCGAGCCATTTTTAACTCTACCTTCCAATTTATCGGCTTGCTAACAACCGATGGCATTTTATTAGAAGCCAACCAAAGTTTGTTGAACTTTGCGGGGGTTACAGAAAAAGAAGTCGTGGGATTACCTTTTTGGCAAACGCCTTTTTGGAAAATTTCAGACTCGGCACGCGCCACCGTTCAACAAGCTATTCATCGCGCTGCATTCGGGGAATTTGTGCGTTATGAAGTCGAACTCACTGGTGCCGGGGAAAGTGCGCTCACGATTGACTTTTCTCTGAAACCTATTTTTGACGAAGAAACCGGCCAAGTTGTGATGCTTATTCCCGAAGGACGCGACATTACCATTGCCAAATCTTTACAAAAAGAATTAACTCTGCGCGAACAACAACTCGATGCCTTTTTCTCCTCGGCACCGGTGGGTTTAGCATTTTTTGATAGCCAATTACGCTATGTCAAAATTAATGATTTACTTGCTCAACTTCACGGAGCGCCAATAACTGATCATATCGGCAAAACTCCAGCCGAAATCATCCCCAGACTTGCCTTGACAGTTGAATCAAACTGTCGAAAAATTCTCGACACCGGCACCCCTTTAATCAACCTCGAACTATCCACAGAAAACCCCTCTTTGCCCGGTTCTTTCCGAGACTGGATTATTAGTTATTTTCCGATTCCAGGGGAAGGTGAGCAACTTTATGGAGTGGGTGCCGTTGTCATGGAAATTACCGACCGTAAACGAGTCGAAGCTGCCTTTCGCTCTGCCACAGAACGCTTACAGCACTTGCTTGGCACCAGTCCGGGGATTATTTTTAGCTGTCAGCCTTCCCCAGAACAAACCACAACTTTTATTAGTGAAAATGTTACGGAGGTTTTGGGATATGAAGCAGGGGAATTTTTGGCAGATCCTCATTTTTGGGTAAAGCATATTCACCCCCAAGATAGAAAACGCATTGTTGCCGAGTTGCCTCAACTTTTTGAAAATTACTCTCAGTCCCACGAATACCGTTTTCTGCACAAAGACGGGGGCTATCGCTGGTTATATGTTCAACTTCGGCTTGTTTCCACCTTGGCTACTAATAACCCCCAGGAAATCGTTGGTTATGCAGTCGATATCACCGAGCGCAAACGTGCCGAAGATGCCCTCAGCCAAAGTGAAGCCACCAACCGCGCTTTATTAAATGCGATTCCTGATATGATGTTTCGCAGTAAAGTCGATGGCACTTTTGTTGATTTCAAACCGGCTAAACACATCAAAACTCTCCTTTCTCCCGATAATTTTTTGGGAAGTAATATTCAGCAAGTGCTCCCAGCAAAATTAAGTGAGCGGATTTTAAACGCTTATGAACAAACGCTGTCAACCGGCAAGGTTCAAGTTTTAGAATATCAATTAGAAATAGGCTCAGAAGTTTGTGATTATGAAGCTCGCATTGTTCCTTGTGGGAACGATGAAGTTATCTCAATGGTGCGCGATATCTCAGAGCGCAAACGTTCCGAAAAAGCCTTGCGAGAAAGTGCAGAACGGGAGCGCGCCGTTGCGCGAGTGATTGAACGAATGCGGCAGACGCTTGATTTTGAAACGATTTTTAGCTCCACCACTCAAGAATTACAACAAGCGCTGAGTTGTGATCGCGTTGTGGTTTATCGTTTTAATTCTGACTGGACTGGGGAGTTTGTTGCTGAGTCGGTTGCCCAGGGCTGGTGCCAATTAAAACAAGAACAGTACAGCGATTCTCTCTTAATGGCTAATGCTGTAAACGGCGCAAATTGCCCGATAAAAAGTATGAAAAGTGAAGCAGATATTCAAGATAATTCTTTCCAAAGCTGCCCGGAAAGATTCTATAAACATCTTGAATCTTTCCGGTCGGTTTCTGATATTTATCATGCCGATTTTGAGGAGTGTTATATCCAGCTTTTAGAACGATTCCAAGCCAGAGCTTATATTATTGTTCCGATTTTCTGCGGCAGTAAACTTTGGGGCTTGCTGGCAAGTTATCAAAATTCGGGGCCCCGCAATTGGGCAAGCCCAGAAATTAATATGGTTGTTCAAATTGGCGCTCAATTGGGTGTGGCTTTACAGCAGGCACAATTATTTGACCAAACTCAAAAACAATCCGCAGCTTTGCAACAAGCTCTGTTTGCTGCGGATGCGGCAAATCGCGCTAAAAGTGAATTTTTGGCTTCGATGAGCCACGAGTTAAGAACGCCGCTCAATGCAATTTTAGGCTTTACTCAAGTGATGAGCCGAGATGTATCTTTGAACCGGCAACAGCAGGAAAATTTGGGCATTATTAATCGGGCCGGTGAACATTTGCTAAATTTGATTAATGATATTTTAGAAATGTCAAAAATTGAGGCCGGTCGCACCACGCTCAATATCACAGGTTTTGACTTGCTCCGCTTCCTAAAAACTCAGGAAGAAATGCTTTATTTAAAAGCCCAATCCAAACAAATAAAGTTAATTGTTGAAATTGACCCAGAAGTTCCCCAATATATCCGAACTGATGAAAGCAAATTGCGGCAGGTTTTACTCAATATTTTGGGAAATGCCATTAAATTTACCGAAAAAGGTGCTGTGACATTGCGCGTCAAAACAAACCCCTCTCATCTCTCTGATTCTTCGCTTCCGCTTAGTTTTGAAATAGAAGACACCGGCCCCGGAATTGCCCCAGAAGAAATCAATCTTCTTTTTGAGGCTTTTGGACAAACGGAAGTAGGCCGAAAATCACAACAAGGCACGGGATTGGGTTTACCCATCAGTCGTAAATATGTTCAGCTTTTAGGCGGAGATATCCGCGTCAGCAGTACCGTAGGAAAAGGTAGCTGTTTTAGTTTTGAGATTCCTATTTCTAAAGCAAATGCGGGTGAAATTAAAGCCGATATATCGCCGCGTAAAGTTATGGGTTTGGCTCCAAATCAGCCCGAATATCGTATCTTAGTGGTGGATGATTTACCCGAAAGCCGCCGGTTATTATTAACGTTGTTTAAATCTCTGGGTTTTCAAGTCCAACAAGCTGAAAATGGTCAGGAAGCTGTGGCTTTGTGGCAAAATTGGCAACCCCATTTAATTTGGATGGATATGCGGATGCCGATCATGGATGGTTATCAAGCAACAAAACAAATTAAAGCCGATCCAAAAGGCAAAGAAACGGTGATTATTGCCCTCACTGCAAGCGCTTTTGAAGAAGACCGCAAAATGGTTTTAGAAGCCGGTTGTGATGACTTTATTCGCAAGCCTTTTCAACAAGATGTTTTACTAGAAAAAATCAGCCAGCATCTCAAAGTTTCTTATATTTACGAAGAATCTCCGCCCCCAAATTCCGACAGCCACACGCCACCTAAAACCATCACGCCGGAGGATATCAAGCATTATTTATCCCAAATGCCGGTAGAGTGGATTGAACAAGTTTATCGCGCTTCCTGCCAAGGTAGTGATGATATCATTTTTGAATTACTTGCGGAGGTTACTCCCGAATTATCTGATTTAAAAAACACTTTTGCTGATTTAGCTGATAACTTCCAATTTGAAAAGATTATGCAGTTAATCACGGGGTGA
- a CDS encoding S-layer homology domain-containing protein, which produces MWKILPLAAAFLPISLWGIPSLATSLAEPPLLLAEIQGWDMTVSMEPLLNRNSEPVALTVQLKIRKKPVTSYANVVYQLFAQKENNWVPVYTSTGARLIANTTGDISLDPEIIPIAQLRQALGGNVDLSGVDIKALVQVRYDGGNNVKDQQIQLETLESFGSIAGRGNSQQTQNLNSNSNVRETALQAANQTATPMPEVLNLPGKNQFSLAILRTGATGSDVIVRLSLKAKRGEGYLRERFMGDFRYKPNARANFMKGLSAGDRIVVRLYDLENRPIGYSEFELPAETIAVNLVLPENTAISGVVRTLYGIDANGDGKLDDNRRLGDYFTELTVPQNGGERVTFLSRLPNINISGYQVGELPPPSANSVYPPAFSSGAFSVMNRTVALYGTGIAPALRAEPGKIYQIVNVPENSASTYYDVSEFMANYREKGVSEGIQVSFPDVPATHWAKNYISELAAREILQGFMDGNFRPNEPVTRAEFAAMIRRAFNLPKVRKAMVFQDVPANHWASAAIREAYEMGFFEGETFNPEKKLDRLDAVVVLANGLKFSPKNSADTVLKVYSDSASIPAESRNAVAAATERRMVVNADNANIFNPSQMATRADVAAFLYQAMME; this is translated from the coding sequence TTGTGGAAAATATTACCCCTAGCGGCTGCATTTTTGCCGATTTCGCTTTGGGGAATTCCTAGTTTGGCGACAAGTTTGGCTGAGCCTCCCTTGCTATTGGCAGAAATTCAAGGTTGGGATATGACGGTGAGTATGGAACCGTTGCTGAACCGGAATTCGGAACCGGTGGCGCTGACGGTACAGTTGAAGATTCGCAAAAAACCTGTAACTTCTTATGCGAATGTTGTGTATCAGTTATTTGCTCAAAAAGAGAATAATTGGGTGCCGGTTTATACCAGCACTGGGGCAAGATTGATCGCTAATACGACGGGGGATATTAGTTTAGATCCAGAAATTATTCCTATCGCTCAACTTAGACAAGCGCTGGGTGGAAATGTGGATTTAAGCGGGGTGGATATTAAAGCTTTGGTACAAGTTCGGTATGATGGTGGAAATAATGTAAAAGACCAACAAATTCAACTGGAAACGTTAGAAAGCTTTGGCTCAATTGCTGGGCGAGGAAATAGCCAACAAACGCAAAATTTAAATTCTAATAGTAATGTTAGAGAAACAGCTTTACAAGCGGCTAACCAGACAGCCACGCCGATGCCTGAAGTTTTAAATTTACCAGGAAAGAATCAATTTAGTTTAGCAATTTTGCGAACGGGTGCCACAGGTTCGGATGTGATTGTGCGTCTTTCTTTGAAGGCAAAAAGGGGAGAGGGATATTTAAGGGAAAGATTTATGGGCGATTTTCGCTATAAACCGAATGCACGGGCAAATTTTATGAAAGGGTTATCGGCGGGAGATCGAATTGTGGTGCGCTTATATGATTTAGAAAATCGGCCAATTGGCTATAGTGAGTTTGAATTGCCGGCAGAAACAATTGCTGTAAATTTAGTTTTGCCTGAGAATACGGCAATTTCTGGAGTGGTAAGAACGTTGTATGGAATTGATGCAAATGGGGATGGAAAATTGGATGATAATCGCCGCCTTGGGGATTATTTTACTGAACTCACTGTGCCGCAAAATGGAGGGGAACGGGTGACATTTTTAAGCCGGTTGCCAAATATTAATATCAGTGGTTATCAGGTAGGAGAATTGCCGCCACCGAGTGCAAATAGTGTGTATCCACCGGCCTTTAGTAGTGGAGCTTTTTCGGTAATGAATCGAACAGTAGCGTTATATGGAACGGGGATAGCACCGGCTTTGCGAGCAGAACCGGGGAAAATTTATCAGATAGTGAATGTGCCAGAAAATAGCGCTTCAACCTATTACGATGTCAGCGAGTTTATGGCAAATTATCGAGAAAAGGGAGTGAGTGAGGGAATACAAGTAAGCTTCCCCGATGTGCCGGCAACTCATTGGGCAAAAAATTATATTTCCGAGTTGGCAGCGCGGGAAATTTTGCAGGGATTTATGGATGGAAATTTCCGGCCAAACGAGCCGGTGACGAGAGCAGAATTCGCGGCAATGATTCGGCGAGCATTTAATTTACCAAAAGTCAGAAAAGCGATGGTTTTTCAAGATGTGCCGGCCAATCATTGGGCATCGGCGGCAATTCGAGAAGCCTATGAAATGGGATTTTTTGAAGGTGAAACATTTAATCCCGAAAAGAAATTAGACCGGCTGGATGCGGTAGTTGTTTTAGCAAATGGCTTAAAATTTTCTCCAAAAAATTCAGCCGATACAGTATTAAAAGTGTATAGTGATAGCGCTTCAATTCCCGCCGAATCTCGCAATGCAGTGGCGGCGGCGACAGAAAGGAGAATGGTGGTTAATGCAGACAATGCGAATATTTTTAATCCTTCACAGATGGCGACAAGAGCGGATGTAGCTGCATTTCTTTATCAAGCCATGATGGAATAA